The DNA sequence GATCAGCTGAGGGCCATAATACCGGAAGACCTGCAAAAAGCCTTTGCTCCAACGAAGTCGTTGTCGCCAACTCTGGCCGAACGTATCAGGCTGCTCGTCATAGAGGATGGCGGTGCCACAATAGCCGATGCGGTCGCCGTGCAGGACGGAATCCATCGTGAATTCGAGGTCTTCGGTCAAAAGATGGAATTTCCAGCCCTTGTTGCGTTGCATCACCTCGCGGGAGAACATGAAGCCGGTGCCGCCGACATGGCAGCTGGAGCCGAAAAGCATACGCGAGTTGTTGAGGAAGCGGGATTCGCGGATGAACCACAGGGCCGAACCCGAAGAGACCCAGTTGTCGGAAAGGTTGGTGGAGTTGCGGTAGCTCGTGAGAATCTTGAAACCGGATTGGAAAGCCTTGTTCATTTCCTCGATATAGTGCTTGTCAAGCCGGTTGTCGGCGTCGAAGACGAAGAAGGCGTCGTAGTCGTCGGCGACTTCCCTTTCCCTCATCGCGTCAAGCAGATAGGTCAATGCGTACCCCTTGCCGATCTGCTGCGTATTGTGCCGCTCGACGACGTTGCAACCCATGTTCCGCACCACTTCGGCGGTTTTGTCGGTGCAGTTGTCGGCCACCAGCCAGATGTCGACAAGTTTTGAGGGGTAGGTCTGCGCGCGAATCGAATTGATGAGATTCGGCACGACGGTTTCCTCGTTGCGCGCCGAGATGAGAACCGCATACCGCTTGTCCATCGGCGCCGCCGGAAACGTGATGTGGTGGTGAAAAAGCGAAGCGACGATGCAGACCGCCTGATATCCAAGGCTCACCGCACCCAGAATGAACATCAGGATGTCAAGGATGTTGAGCAATACCATTTCAGTGCCACCTGCTCCTTGGGTTATCACTTGCCCCGTCGGCCGTTCTATCACGGTCCACTTTACCTTGGGTTCCGCCCTTGAGTCCGGTTCCGGATTCCCGGCCGTTGGCAGCATGACCTTTCCCGACATTCTCCTGCTTCGGTTGCAGCGCGTCGGAATCGTTCTCCTCGCTGCCTTTCAGCCCACTTCGTTGCGGCGCGGTGCCATCCAGCACCCCTTTGGGAATGGCGATGGTCGCTGATTCATCGAGGTCATGGCCCGTGGAGACTACATTCGAATCGGAGGACATCCGGTAGAACTCATCGCGCAGGTTGCGCAGCTCGTCATCTGTGGGGACCCTTGCGCTTGAGCCTTTGGCGGCGCGGGGCATGTGCTGCGCCACAGGCTGCACCACATGCTCGTTGAACGCCTCGGCCCCGGCGACGACCTTGGATTTCTTGACCGGCACCGGATCACTCATCAGCGGCGAGTCGACCAGCTCGTACCTCTTGGTGTACACCTTGAAGAGCGCCTGCAGGCTTGCAGTGATCGGCAGGGCGAGGAAAGCTCCGAGAGCCCCGAAGACGGCACCAAGCACCAATACAGAAAGGAAGGCGATGGCCGGATTCAGGTCCATCGTGCGCTGGGAAACCTTCGGCGAGATGATGAGGTTTTCGATCTGCTGATAGATGACGATGAAGACAACCACGGCCACCCCATAGAGGAAACCGCGCGAGCTCCAAGCGAAGATGACCGGAAGCGCACCGCCGATATACGTGCCGATCGTCGGGACGAACTGCGAGACGATGCCGCAGAACAACGCCAACGGCAACCAGTTGGGCACCTTGATGATCATGAGGAATATCGAAGTGAAGAAAGCATTGAACGCGGCAAGAATCGTACGCGAGAACAGGAAGCCGGAGATCTGGTCCTGCACGATGGTCCAAGCCAGCAGAAAACGGCGTTGCGCGCTCGGACCAAGCCATTGGCACAGGCTCCTGCGCATTTTGGGGCCGGCGGCAGAAACGTAATACGTAACCATGACGATGGTCAGGATGTTGATGATGGCGCTTACGAGCCCCATAGTGGTGCTCAGCGCCTGACCGGCGAAATCGGTGACCCAGGAGGTCTGTAGGTTCTTGGCGATTTCGCTGCCCAAGTTGGATATTTCGGGAAGCTTGAAGTCGGTGTATTGCGCGACAAGATGCTGCGCCTGCGCGTAGAGGTCGGGAATGCCCTTGATCATCGAAATCAACTGTTGGACAAACATGTTGCCGAACAACCCAAGCAAGGCAAGCACGACGACGACCAATCCGACCAGGGTGGCGGCGGATGCGGCCCCGCGCTTCCATCCATGTCGCACCAGGCGCACGACCAGCGGCTCCATCGCCAACGCGACGAAAATGGAAATGATGACGTCAAGGACGATGAAGGAGACCTTGCTCCACGACCTGAAGATGAAAATGCAGACAAAAACGGCTATGGCGGTGTACAGCAGCGCCCGCCCCCACCAATCCGGCGGTCTTCTCGAATCGCCCTTCTGGGGAAACACCGATGCGAAATCTATCTTCTGGCTCTCGTTGTTGCCGTCTTCCTGCCCACGTTCCTTCATGATTTCCAATCCTACCTCGCCCCATGTGTAGGCAACTAGGCATATCCTCGTATATCATGGTCAATGTTTCTATTGTGATACCTGCGTACAACGAACAGGATCGTATCGTCAGCTGCCTGGCGAATGCCGTCTGTCAATCCGTTGCACCCTACGAGGTCATCATCGTCGACAACAGGTCGAACGATCGAACCTGCGAACTGGTCGAACGATTCATTGCCAATCATCCTGATTCCATGGTGAAATTGGTCCATCAGGACAAAGAGCAGGGGCTTATCCCCACCCGCAATTTCGGCTTTTCAGTGGCCAAAGGCGACGTGTTCGGCCGTATCGACGCGGACTGCATGCTCAAACCGGACTGGGTCGAAGTCGTCACCGACATCTTCGATAATGATCCCAATGCCATGGGCGCCACCGGACCGGCCGTCTATTACGATATGCCCGCCAAACGATTGGGACTTGAAGGCGACAACAAGGTACGCAAGGTCACCTATCGCGCCGACAACGACAAGGTGCTGCTCTTCGGCTCCAACATGGCGGTGCGCGCCAGCGCTTGGGAGAAGATCAAAGACAAGGTGTGCCGCGACAAGCAGGACATCATGCACGAGGACATCGACATCTCCCTGCATCTGCTCGACCAGGGACTCAAAACCGTCTATTGCGAGCATATGATCACCGGGGTTTCCGCCCGTCGTATGGATACGTCGTTCTCTTCGTTTCGCAAGTACATGCAGCGTTTCCAGAACACCTTTGATGCCCACCCAAACCATTCCAGGGTTCACGATACCGAGCGCACGCTTTATGCGCTCTATCCCGCGCTGCGGGCCTTCTACCCCGTCTACCAGAAATATTTGAGCCACCGTGATGTCAATCCGGCCGAACGCATCTGGAGCAGGGAACAGCACAGCATGAACACCGCGAGCCGCAACCGCGGCGGCAGAAGAACTAAAAACAGATCAATCGGCGAGCACTGATTCGTTGCAGGCTTTCAGAATGACGGCCGTTTATGGACTTGCTTCATGGCTCTTTCCCTTTATGCAAAACATTGTGTTCTAAAAGTTTGCGAACCGCAATTCCGTGAACGCTAACGACCTTTGATGCGAGTTTATCGCGAAATCATAATATAATGACTTTTGTCACAATATTAATCGCTCAAAGAAAAGAGCTCATCATGACAAAAGTCGCAATGGTAACTGGTGCGGCCCAAGGCATCGGCGAGGCAATCGCCAAACGACTGGCCAATGACGGCTTCGCCGTGGCTGTGGCTGATCTCAACGAGACCAAAGCCCAGGAAGTGGCCGATGACATCGAGAAAGCGGGCGGCAAAGCTGTCGCCATTGGACTCGACGTTTCCGACCAGAAGGCGTTCTCCGATGCCGTCAACACCGTGGCCGACAAACTCGGCGGCTTCGATGTAATCGTCAACAACGCAGGTCTCGGACCCACCACCCCAATCGAATCCATCACCCCGGAGCTGTTCGATAAGGTCGTCCATGTCAACGTGGCTGGCACCATCTGGGGTATTCAGGCCGCGGTGCGCAAGTTCCGCGAGAACAAGACCAAGGGCAAGATTATCAACGCCACCAGCCAGGCCGGTGTGGTCGGCAACCCGAACCTGATGCTGTATTCCTCCAC is a window from the Bifidobacterium sp. ESL0745 genome containing:
- a CDS encoding glycosyltransferase family 2 protein produces the protein MVLLNILDILMFILGAVSLGYQAVCIVASLFHHHITFPAAPMDKRYAVLISARNEETVVPNLINSIRAQTYPSKLVDIWLVADNCTDKTAEVVRNMGCNVVERHNTQQIGKGYALTYLLDAMREREVADDYDAFFVFDADNRLDKHYIEEMNKAFQSGFKILTSYRNSTNLSDNWVSSGSALWFIRESRFLNNSRMLFGSSCHVGGTGFMFSREVMQRNKGWKFHLLTEDLEFTMDSVLHGDRIGYCGTAILYDEQPDTFGQSWRQRLRWSKGFLQVFRYYGPQLIKRAIKERDFSAVDFTMLICPFTVLGALRVVFGILFAAFGFVSWASQLNSLLSWLVGGVLGLLGMMVLAALTIFAERDQVGATNKELLAYVLSFPIYMASYIPISFQAIFSKAQWKPIEHKG
- a CDS encoding AI-2E family transporter, coding for MKERGQEDGNNESQKIDFASVFPQKGDSRRPPDWWGRALLYTAIAVFVCIFIFRSWSKVSFIVLDVIISIFVALAMEPLVVRLVRHGWKRGAASAATLVGLVVVVLALLGLFGNMFVQQLISMIKGIPDLYAQAQHLVAQYTDFKLPEISNLGSEIAKNLQTSWVTDFAGQALSTTMGLVSAIINILTIVMVTYYVSAAGPKMRRSLCQWLGPSAQRRFLLAWTIVQDQISGFLFSRTILAAFNAFFTSIFLMIIKVPNWLPLALFCGIVSQFVPTIGTYIGGALPVIFAWSSRGFLYGVAVVVFIVIYQQIENLIISPKVSQRTMDLNPAIAFLSVLVLGAVFGALGAFLALPITASLQALFKVYTKRYELVDSPLMSDPVPVKKSKVVAGAEAFNEHVVQPVAQHMPRAAKGSSARVPTDDELRNLRDEFYRMSSDSNVVSTGHDLDESATIAIPKGVLDGTAPQRSGLKGSEENDSDALQPKQENVGKGHAANGRESGTGLKGGTQGKVDRDRTADGASDNPRSRWH
- a CDS encoding glycosyltransferase family A protein yields the protein MVNVSIVIPAYNEQDRIVSCLANAVCQSVAPYEVIIVDNRSNDRTCELVERFIANHPDSMVKLVHQDKEQGLIPTRNFGFSVAKGDVFGRIDADCMLKPDWVEVVTDIFDNDPNAMGATGPAVYYDMPAKRLGLEGDNKVRKVTYRADNDKVLLFGSNMAVRASAWEKIKDKVCRDKQDIMHEDIDISLHLLDQGLKTVYCEHMITGVSARRMDTSFSSFRKYMQRFQNTFDAHPNHSRVHDTERTLYALYPALRAFYPVYQKYLSHRDVNPAERIWSREQHSMNTASRNRGGRRTKNRSIGEH
- a CDS encoding (S)-acetoin forming diacetyl reductase, with the translated sequence MTKVAMVTGAAQGIGEAIAKRLANDGFAVAVADLNETKAQEVADDIEKAGGKAVAIGLDVSDQKAFSDAVNTVADKLGGFDVIVNNAGLGPTTPIESITPELFDKVVHVNVAGTIWGIQAAVRKFRENKTKGKIINATSQAGVVGNPNLMLYSSTKFAIRGITQVAARDLAAEGITANAYAPGIVKTPMMMDIAHNVGKNAGKSDEWGMSTFSKDIALGRLSEPEDVAAAVSFLAGPDSDYVTGQTLLVDGGMQFQ